A genome region from Pseudomonas sp. N3-W includes the following:
- a CDS encoding acyl-CoA synthetase family protein: MNWIKLEQLLLKAQPERAVTAGPALNHAQLCEQALSLAAGLQAQGVQRIAVHLEDAADLAIALLGAWRAGVSVLLPADLQAQTRQRWSKEVDLWLTDQDDDAHLADYHQRPLAAAALDLDRCQLSLCTSGSSGEPKRIDKTLRQLANEVQALEQLWGADLGQACIIGSVATQHIYGLLFRALWPLCAGRTFVRKQLAFPEDLQRASREHPAFAWIASPALLKRMGDNLDWPALSAVRRVFSSGGALPNEAAHSLHERLQQWPTEILGSSETGGIAWRQGNALWQPFADVELSQDSDGALLIASPYLPAGHIEHTADAARIAADGRFELLGRLDRIVKLEEKRISLPMLEQALMAHAWVAEARLGVVQENRASLGALLVLSESGLHALRNQGRRTLTQELRQHLGQHCEALALPRRWRLLRQLPLNAQGKLPQAEVETLLLAPRPKAPQVLEQVETNGEWSLQLAVPPDLAYFSGHFPQTPVLPGVVQVDWALNLGQHLMQLPEKFAGMEVLKFQQLVRPGDEIQLHLRFDQERGKLYFAFRNETATCSSGRILLEAADA; encoded by the coding sequence ATGAATTGGATAAAACTTGAGCAATTGTTGCTCAAGGCTCAGCCGGAGCGCGCCGTCACGGCCGGACCGGCGTTGAACCACGCGCAGCTGTGCGAGCAGGCATTGAGCCTGGCCGCCGGCCTGCAAGCCCAAGGGGTGCAACGCATTGCCGTGCACCTTGAAGACGCCGCCGACCTGGCGATTGCCCTGCTCGGCGCCTGGCGCGCCGGAGTCAGCGTGCTGCTGCCCGCCGACCTGCAAGCCCAGACACGCCAGCGCTGGTCGAAGGAAGTCGACCTGTGGCTGACCGATCAGGATGACGACGCGCACCTGGCCGATTATCACCAGCGGCCACTCGCGGCGGCTGCGCTGGATCTGGACCGCTGTCAGTTGAGCCTGTGTACCTCCGGCTCCAGTGGCGAACCCAAACGCATCGACAAAACCCTGCGCCAACTGGCCAATGAGGTCCAGGCGCTGGAGCAACTGTGGGGTGCCGACCTGGGCCAGGCCTGCATCATCGGCAGCGTCGCCACCCAGCACATTTATGGGTTGTTGTTCCGGGCGCTGTGGCCGTTGTGCGCCGGACGTACGTTCGTGCGCAAACAACTGGCCTTCCCGGAAGACCTGCAGCGCGCCAGTCGCGAACACCCGGCATTTGCCTGGATCGCCAGCCCGGCGCTGCTCAAACGCATGGGCGACAACCTCGACTGGCCAGCCTTGAGCGCAGTGCGCCGGGTGTTCTCCTCGGGTGGCGCGTTGCCCAACGAGGCCGCACACAGCCTGCATGAGCGCTTACAGCAATGGCCGACGGAAATTCTCGGCAGCTCGGAAACCGGCGGTATCGCCTGGCGTCAGGGCAACGCGCTCTGGCAGCCGTTCGCCGATGTCGAGCTGAGCCAGGACAGCGACGGCGCCTTGCTCATTGCCTCGCCGTACTTGCCGGCCGGTCACATCGAACACACCGCCGACGCCGCACGGATCGCCGCCGACGGCCGCTTCGAACTGCTGGGGCGGCTGGACCGGATCGTCAAACTGGAAGAAAAACGTATCTCGCTGCCGATGCTGGAACAGGCGCTGATGGCCCACGCCTGGGTTGCCGAAGCGCGCCTGGGCGTCGTCCAGGAAAACCGCGCCTCGCTGGGTGCGCTGCTGGTGTTGAGCGAATCCGGCCTGCACGCGTTGCGCAATCAGGGTCGTCGCACCCTGACCCAGGAACTGCGCCAACACCTGGGCCAACACTGTGAAGCCCTGGCCCTGCCACGACGCTGGCGCCTGCTGCGTCAACTGCCGCTGAACGCGCAAGGCAAACTGCCCCAGGCCGAAGTCGAAACCCTGCTGCTGGCACCGCGCCCGAAGGCGCCGCAGGTGCTGGAGCAGGTTGAAACCAACGGTGAATGGAGCCTGCAACTGGCCGTGCCGCCGGACCTCGCCTACTTCAGCGGCCACTTCCCGCAAACACCGGTTTTGCCCGGTGTGGTGCAGGTGGACTGGGCGCTGAACCTGGGTCAGCACTTGATGCAACTGCCGGAAAAGTTCGCGGGTATGGAAGTGCTGAAATTCCAGCAACTGGTGCGTCCTGGTGATGAAATCCAGCTGCACCTGCGTTTTGATCAGGAGCGCGGCAAGCTGTATTTCGCGTTTCGCAATGAGACGGCAACCTGCTCCAGTGGGCGGATTTTGCTGGAGGCAGCAGATGCATAA
- a CDS encoding glycosyl transferase — protein sequence MSDNVDKKHWADRQERGSFRLMKFTALCAKVLGRRLLSPLLYGIVLYFFLFGRSARKSIWQYQQRLADWAARPDLRPTHWRVFGQFMAFADSMLDKLDVWNGKLSIEQIEIIDPALLRSQLRGARGQMLVGAHLGNLEVCRALAEIGEKVTMNVLVHTKHAEQFNRLLGEAGATNLRLIQVSELTPVVMLQLSERLERGEWLAIAGDRVPLHGGRSVTVDFLGHPAAFPQGPWLLAGLLKCPVNLLLCLKKPTGDYRLTLEPFTEAVAWKRSDREQVIHQWATRYAERLGHYCLEAPQQWFNFYPFWKTDDDANA from the coding sequence ATGAGCGATAACGTCGATAAAAAACACTGGGCCGACCGCCAGGAGCGCGGCAGTTTCCGGCTGATGAAATTCACCGCCTTGTGCGCCAAAGTGCTGGGCCGACGCCTGCTGAGCCCACTGCTATACGGCATCGTTTTGTACTTTTTCCTGTTCGGCCGCAGTGCGCGCAAGAGTATCTGGCAGTACCAGCAACGCCTGGCCGACTGGGCCGCTCGTCCGGACTTGCGCCCGACCCATTGGCGGGTGTTCGGCCAGTTCATGGCCTTCGCCGATTCGATGCTCGACAAGCTCGACGTGTGGAACGGCAAGCTGAGCATCGAGCAGATTGAAATCATCGATCCGGCCCTGCTGCGTTCGCAATTGCGTGGCGCTCGCGGGCAGATGCTGGTGGGTGCGCACCTGGGCAATCTTGAAGTCTGCCGCGCGCTGGCGGAGATCGGCGAAAAAGTCACCATGAATGTGCTGGTGCATACCAAGCACGCCGAACAGTTCAACCGCCTGCTGGGCGAGGCCGGGGCGACCAATCTGCGCCTGATTCAGGTCAGCGAGTTAACGCCGGTGGTCATGCTGCAACTCAGCGAGCGCCTGGAGCGCGGCGAGTGGTTGGCGATTGCCGGCGACCGTGTGCCGCTGCATGGCGGGCGCAGCGTGACCGTGGATTTCCTCGGCCACCCGGCGGCGTTCCCCCAAGGCCCGTGGCTGCTGGCCGGCCTGCTGAAATGCCCGGTCAATCTGCTGTTGTGCCTGAAAAAACCGACGGGCGATTATCGACTGACCCTCGAACCGTTCACCGAGGCCGTGGCGTGGAAGCGCAGCGACCGCGAGCAGGTCATTCATCAGTGGGCCACCCGCTATGCCGAGCGCCTGGGTCACTATTGCCTCGAAGCGCCCCAACAATGGTTCAACTTTTACCCTTTCTGGAAGACCGATGACGACGCCAACGCATGA
- a CDS encoding acyl carrier protein: MQTRDDIFNTLRDALVELFELDPARVSLDSNLYQDLEIDSIDAVDLIDHIKRQTGKKIAAEEFKSVRTVRDVVEAVYRLVQPAA; this comes from the coding sequence ATGCAAACTCGTGACGATATTTTCAACACCTTGCGCGATGCCTTGGTCGAGCTTTTTGAACTGGATCCGGCTCGCGTGAGCCTGGACTCGAACCTGTATCAGGACCTGGAAATCGACAGCATCGACGCCGTCGACCTGATTGATCACATCAAACGCCAGACCGGCAAGAAAATCGCCGCCGAAGAATTCAAGTCGGTGCGCACCGTCCGCGACGTGGTCGAGGCGGTCTACCGTCTGGTTCAACCGGCCGCATGA
- a CDS encoding phosphopantetheine-binding protein, producing the protein MSDLNTPSLEQDIKALIIDALGLEDISVDDIGSEQTLFGEGLGLDSVDALELGLAIQKKYGIKIDADAKDTRNHFTNVASLAAFVTAKQAA; encoded by the coding sequence ATGAGCGATCTGAACACCCCTAGCCTGGAGCAGGACATCAAGGCCCTGATCATCGACGCCCTGGGTCTGGAAGACATCAGTGTCGACGACATCGGCAGCGAACAGACGCTGTTCGGCGAAGGCCTGGGCCTGGACTCGGTAGACGCCCTGGAACTGGGCCTGGCGATCCAGAAAAAGTACGGCATCAAGATCGACGCCGACGCCAAGGACACCCGCAATCACTTCACCAATGTGGCGAGCCTCGCGGCGTTCGTCACTGCAAAACAGGCAGCTTGA
- a CDS encoding glycosyltransferase family 2 protein, with amino-acid sequence MHNPCAIIPVYNHETAITSVVDALLARNLPCILVDDASSPACAKVLDQLALRDSIYLIRLTANEGKGGAVMTGLREASRLGFSHALQVDADGQHDLNDVATFIEQSRAHPEAVICGYPRYDASVPKGRLYARYLTHVMVWINTLSLQIRDSMCGFRVYPLPPTLALIDSAKIGKRMDFDSDILVRLAWRNQPMQWLQTRVHYPLDGVSHFRLFRDNVLISSMHTRLFFGMLLRAPAILWRRWRT; translated from the coding sequence ATGCATAACCCCTGCGCCATCATCCCGGTCTACAACCACGAAACCGCAATCACCAGCGTGGTCGACGCCTTGCTCGCGCGCAATCTGCCCTGCATTCTGGTAGACGACGCCAGCAGCCCCGCCTGCGCCAAAGTCCTTGACCAACTCGCGCTGCGCGACAGCATCTACCTGATCCGCCTCACCGCCAATGAAGGCAAGGGCGGCGCGGTCATGACCGGCCTGCGCGAAGCCTCGCGCCTGGGCTTCAGCCATGCGTTGCAGGTGGATGCCGACGGCCAGCACGACCTGAACGACGTCGCCACCTTCATCGAACAATCCCGCGCCCACCCCGAGGCGGTAATCTGCGGTTATCCACGCTACGACGCCAGCGTGCCCAAGGGTCGCCTCTATGCCCGCTACCTGACCCACGTCATGGTGTGGATCAACACCTTGTCGTTGCAGATCCGCGATTCGATGTGCGGCTTTCGCGTGTACCCATTGCCGCCGACCCTGGCGCTGATCGACTCGGCGAAGATCGGCAAACGCATGGATTTCGACTCGGACATTCTGGTACGCCTGGCGTGGCGCAATCAGCCGATGCAGTGGCTGCAAACCAGGGTTCACTACCCGCTGGACGGCGTCTCGCATTTCCGCCTGTTCCGCGACAACGTGCTGATCTCCAGCATGCACACCCGGCTGTTCTTTGGCATGTTGCTGCGCGCACCGGCGATCCTCTGGCGGCGGTGGCGGACATGA